The following are encoded together in the Anoplopoma fimbria isolate UVic2021 breed Golden Eagle Sablefish chromosome 9, Afim_UVic_2022, whole genome shotgun sequence genome:
- the LOC129095743 gene encoding D(1) dopamine receptor-like, protein MNNTSGSALVVAGGREELPAHRALTGCVLALLIVWTLFGNFTVCAAVCRFRHLRAKVTNIFIVSLALSDLLVAVLVMPWKAAAEVAGFWPFGGFCKTWLACDIMCSTASILNLCVISVDRYWAISSPFLYERSMNRRVASVMIGVTWTLSAVISFVPVQLNWHRADPAVEEHAPRGESVDGSCDSSLSRTYAISSSLISFYIPVAVMIVTYTRIYRIAQMQIRMISSLERAAEHAQSCRSDVPELCPHLCAQIGANPCDSRVGLFPETQRETPRSDESQRELKVSIRGEAKVLKTLSIIMGVFVCCWLPFFVLNCALPFCPGPHAPGARPGPYCVSEKTFDVFVWIGWSNSSLNPVIYAFNADFRDAFLRLLRCRGRGFWTAVSAAVETAMASNEAGHPRRESPPDRRADVSCATPLRGSEDSGNTTVTVLYHRGMTDTEESHGEDSLTQIPI, encoded by the coding sequence ATGAACAACACGAGCGGCTCGGCTCTGGTAGTAGCCGGCGGCCGGGAGGAGTTACCGGCGCACAGGGCTCTCACGGGCTGCGTCCTGGCGCTGCTCATCGTCTGGACGCTGTTTGGGAACTTCACGGTGTGCGCCGCCGTCTGCCGCTTCCGCCACCTGCGCGCCAAGGTGACCAACATCTTCATCGTGTCCCTGGCTCTGTCGGACCTCCTGGTCGCCGTGCTGGTGATGCCGTGGAAAGCCGCGGCCGAGGTGGCCGGCTTCTGGCCGTTCGGCGGGTTCTGCAAGACCTGGCTGGCCTGCGACATCATGTGCTCCACGGCCTCCATCCTCAACCTGTGCGTCATCAGCGTGGACCGCTACTGGGCCATCTCCAGCCCGTTCCTCTACGAGAGGAGCATGAACAGGAGGGTGGCCTCCGTGATGATCGGCGTGACCTGGACGCTCTCCGCGGTCATCTCGTTCGTGCCCGTGCAGCTGAACTGGCACCGCGCGGACCCGGCCGTGGAGGAGCACGCGCCGCGTGGGGAGAGCGTTGACGGGAGCTGTGACTCCAGCTTGAGCCGCACGTACgccatctcctcctccctcatcagCTTCTACATCCCCGTGGCTGTCATGATCGTCACGTACACGCGCATCTACCGGATAGCCCAGATGCAGATCCGGATGATCTCCTCCCTGGAGCGCGCGGCGGAGCACGCGCAGAGTTGCCGCTCGGACGTACCTGAGCTGTGTCCTCACCTGTGCGCGCAGATAGGAGCCAACCCATGTGACTCGCGCGTCGGGCTTTTCCCCGAGACCCAGCGCGAGACCCCGCGTTCCGATGAGTCCCAGCGCGAGCTCAAAGTGTCCATCAGAGGGGAGGCCAAAGTCCTGAAGACCCTGTCCATCATCATGGGGGTGTTCGTGTGCTGCTGGCTGCCCTTCTTTGTCCTGAACTGCGCTCTGCCCTTCTGCCCGGGGCCACACGCCCCGGGGGCCCGGCCCGGCCCCTACTGCGTCAGCGAGAAAACCTTCGACGTGTTCGTGTGGATCGGCTGGAGCAACTCGTCCCTCAACCCGGTCATCTACGCCTTCAACGCGGACTTCAGAGACGCCTTCCTGCGCCTGCTGCGCTGCCGCGGGCGCGGCTTCTGGACAGCGGTGAGCGCGGCGGTGGAGACGGCGATGGCGAGCAACGAGGCCGGACACCCGAGGAGGGAGAGCCCGCCGGACAGGAGAGCGGACGTCTCCTGCGCCACGCCTCTCAGGGGGAGCGAGGACAGCGGGAACACCACGGTGACGGTGCTGTACCACCGGGGGATGACGGACACCGAGGAGAGCCACGGGGAGGACAGCCTGACGCAGATACCGATATAA